One window of Rhipicephalus microplus isolate Deutch F79 unplaced genomic scaffold, USDA_Rmic scaffold_107, whole genome shotgun sequence genomic DNA carries:
- the LOC119180931 gene encoding uncharacterized protein LOC119180931 isoform X1, protein METGVSRYSSVPECDAPNISLLSEEADRCDGSGEVNDDCWQQLEAFWGAEKHRCCQQHEPATFESNSTESQLENRDFLSEPPPQESFEEPLARKATKGNQTAAASDFLYIVRGEDINDVPTSYVVNGIKPHEFPVIGTYVDKRVVPGFRYIVRVNRTSRFLFGGRPLHLESVGRGYGKRITFEAPPGGLNENDNFFYSDTIAQGYGFAPVAVQVGDRFRVQDSEGEECGDLVLDELLGEQTEVSCDVRKEDGAIVKDIVVEFHARFLCVNNRLLDRQLVWNKVQLNANARLVKARGATRARLENLLLRDCPLAGYELVPFSGKRQRLVDREE, encoded by the exons ATGGAAACAGGAGTGTCCCGTTACAGCAGCGTTCCGGAATGCGACGCACCCAACATATCGCTTCTTAGCGAAGAGGCCGACCGCTGCGACGGGTCCGGAGAAGTCAACGACGACTGCTGGCAACAGCTCGAAGCCTTCTGGGGAGCCGAGAAGCACCGCTGTTGCCAACAGCACGAACCGGCCACCTTCGAGAGCAACAGCACCGAGAGCCAGCTCGAGAACAGGGACTTCCTCAGCGAGCCACCGCCGCAGGAGTCCTTCGAGGAGCCGTTAGCTAGG AAGGCGACCAAAGGAAACCAGACAGCGGCGGCAAGCGATTTCTTGTACATCGTCAGGGGCGAGGACATCAACGATGTGCCTACCAGTTACGTGGTCAACGGCATCAAGCCGCACGAGTTTCCAGTTATCG GTACCTACGTGGACAAGCGCGTCGTGCCGGGTTTCCGTTACATAGTGCGCGTCAATCGCACCTCCCGCTTCCTGTTCGGAGGCCGGCCGCTTCACCTGGAGAGCGTGGGACGGGGCTACGGCAAGCGCATCACCTTCGAGGCGCCGCCCGGTGGTCTGAACGAGAATGACAACTTCTTCTACTCGGACACCATCGCTCAGGGCTACGGCTTCGCCCCGGTCGCCGTTCAGGTCGGAGACCGCTTCCGCGTCCAGGACAGCGAGGGCGAAGAGTGCGGCGACCTGGTGCTCGACGAACTCCTTGGCGAACAGACCGAAGTTTCGTGCGACGTCCGCAAGGAGGACGGTGCCATCGTCAAGGATATCGTGGTCGAGTTCCACGCGAGGTTCCTGTGCGTGAACAACCGACTCCTGGACCGCCAGCTGGTGTGGAACAAGGTCCAACTCAATGCAAACGCGAGGCTCGTCAAGGCCCGAGGAGCGACGAGGGCGCGACTCGAAAACCTACTGCTGCGAGACTGTCCGCTGGCGGGCTATGAACTGGTTCCTTTCTCGGGCAAGCGGCAGCGTCTGGTCGACCGCGAGGAATAG
- the LOC119180931 gene encoding uncharacterized protein LOC119180931 isoform X3 encodes MNGSCCVVETSTTEAKKKATKGNQTAAASDFLYIVRGEDINDVPTSYVVNGIKPHEFPVIGTYVDKRVVPGFRYIVRVNRTSRFLFGGRPLHLESVGRGYGKRITFEAPPGGLNENDNFFYSDTIAQGYGFAPVAVQVGDRFRVQDSEGEECGDLVLDELLGEQTEVSCDVRKEDGAIVKDIVVEFHARFLCVNNRLLDRQLVWNKVQLNANARLVKARGATRARLENLLLRDCPLAGYELVPFSGKRQRLVDREE; translated from the exons AAGGCGACCAAAGGAAACCAGACAGCGGCGGCAAGCGATTTCTTGTACATCGTCAGGGGCGAGGACATCAACGATGTGCCTACCAGTTACGTGGTCAACGGCATCAAGCCGCACGAGTTTCCAGTTATCG GTACCTACGTGGACAAGCGCGTCGTGCCGGGTTTCCGTTACATAGTGCGCGTCAATCGCACCTCCCGCTTCCTGTTCGGAGGCCGGCCGCTTCACCTGGAGAGCGTGGGACGGGGCTACGGCAAGCGCATCACCTTCGAGGCGCCGCCCGGTGGTCTGAACGAGAATGACAACTTCTTCTACTCGGACACCATCGCTCAGGGCTACGGCTTCGCCCCGGTCGCCGTTCAGGTCGGAGACCGCTTCCGCGTCCAGGACAGCGAGGGCGAAGAGTGCGGCGACCTGGTGCTCGACGAACTCCTTGGCGAACAGACCGAAGTTTCGTGCGACGTCCGCAAGGAGGACGGTGCCATCGTCAAGGATATCGTGGTCGAGTTCCACGCGAGGTTCCTGTGCGTGAACAACCGACTCCTGGACCGCCAGCTGGTGTGGAACAAGGTCCAACTCAATGCAAACGCGAGGCTCGTCAAGGCCCGAGGAGCGACGAGGGCGCGACTCGAAAACCTACTGCTGCGAGACTGTCCGCTGGCGGGCTATGAACTGGTTCCTTTCTCGGGCAAGCGGCAGCGTCTGGTCGACCGCGAGGAATAG